A region of uncultured Desulfobacter sp. DNA encodes the following proteins:
- a CDS encoding transporter substrate-binding domain-containing protein codes for MSQAERAYLQQKKILRMPTYDNWQPFNFVDNGKPQGYLIDLACLIAEKLNVNIEFVQGYPWADHMKMLKAGGLDLVGNMVKTAEREKAYLFSDKTTFKLMTGLVSLKGHTRISQLGDGMLGVMQDSVFEKFLAKHHPRQKTIRYSKMNDLITGLVNREIDAFIENYSVVSYLFNTVPLFEKNITIKMLDDEHSPELFMHFAVSRNEPLLISSLNKAYNSIPPEKLKSLLVKWDTTMSLPTLPLTSEEQAYLQNNPVLTLGYALGFEPFLIEKSPNEYTGIVPDIYALIAQRLGITLRFEIGDWKTTIQKLHDGKIDVIPLMDSRTALLHNTLISEEVFEILTQVYAPKETDIPLNSIEDLHHLRVAFTQNILVLDRFLSQYQNTMDLVRVPTILDAFALLENNKADAVVSLNTGNFLLAKHFLSDIEPVFTIKGITIKSVSAIRPDAPILRDILDKAIHSLSIKEKYAISDKWLGMHREHHLTDEEEAWIQSNPTIKVGVHEIPPYIIFENNKVKGYYAGIFQEVLNTAGLKAEYSSPLPVGNVLEGMKRGQFDVALAMVVSPEREKYIDFSNHHQTLNVAIFAGADAGDITDLASLRTKTVATYSGCGLNGFIAENFDPAAIITGGDASEMMQLVENGKADACFQEQHSGEYIIYKNNLHGLKAKGFLTSPDKGQAKAAIWGVQKKNPILKSILDKSYGTIGYSKLEKLRRKWFLSEDDKSRRLSVAQTAYLQNNTFNIYVNNWEPFSILANSSDEKLKVQGLSVDFWRALVQDLGVQYNFIKVDTCEQLLERIKKDPNALTIAAGKTEELEHHGVFSEIYDSYPIAIMTRLDAPFERSMNHLKGKRIAVSHNSTVRRMLEKYYPDIILIPVNNTLEALDLTARKQVYAAADLLPVLNFISRKYNYDHLKISSLSKQNFDLYIFANNNSKKLIYILNRMMPTLAPETITDIKHKWGHGPVKERINYRYVLAALALILVILLWYYQRSRLLKMKNKELEAIFATSQHGIALVDLKANFLYANEAYLDMLQYRMDELLKLNCIDLSIQPEQETIQKVFAELPHKQIITDLEKRCLTKNGETLIASMSLAMMPDKQRILLSAKDITADVTVREDLLRKNNELTEIKEELERARQLANLGIWEFDIINDSLIWSDETFKIFELDRESFTPSYGTFMEKIHPDDRHRVATAYENAFLSREKYKLTHRILTGSGRIKWVEEQGGVEFDPIGKPLVSMGTIYDITVQKRQKKNLKRP; via the coding sequence TTGAGCCAGGCAGAAAGAGCCTATCTCCAACAAAAAAAGATTCTGCGCATGCCCACCTATGACAACTGGCAACCGTTCAACTTTGTGGACAACGGCAAGCCCCAAGGCTATCTGATTGATCTGGCCTGCCTGATAGCAGAAAAGCTCAATGTGAACATAGAGTTCGTCCAGGGATACCCCTGGGCTGATCACATGAAAATGCTCAAAGCAGGTGGTCTGGATCTTGTGGGCAACATGGTGAAAACAGCCGAACGGGAAAAAGCCTATCTTTTCAGTGATAAAACAACGTTCAAACTGATGACCGGACTGGTCAGCCTTAAAGGACACACCCGGATCAGCCAACTGGGAGACGGCATGCTCGGTGTCATGCAGGATTCTGTTTTTGAAAAGTTTTTAGCCAAGCATCATCCCCGGCAAAAAACGATCCGCTATTCCAAGATGAATGACCTGATAACAGGACTTGTCAACCGTGAAATTGATGCCTTTATCGAGAATTATTCCGTGGTGAGCTACCTGTTCAACACCGTGCCTCTATTTGAAAAAAACATAACCATTAAAATGCTCGATGACGAACATTCACCCGAGCTTTTCATGCATTTTGCAGTCAGCAGAAACGAACCGCTTCTGATATCCAGCCTGAACAAGGCCTATAACTCCATCCCGCCGGAAAAACTTAAAAGTCTACTGGTAAAATGGGATACAACGATGTCGCTCCCCACCCTGCCGCTGACCAGTGAGGAGCAGGCATATCTGCAGAACAATCCGGTACTGACCCTGGGCTACGCACTCGGCTTCGAGCCTTTCCTCATAGAAAAGTCACCCAATGAGTATACAGGAATAGTACCTGACATTTACGCATTGATTGCCCAAAGACTCGGGATTACTCTGCGCTTTGAAATAGGTGACTGGAAAACAACGATTCAAAAGCTCCATGATGGCAAAATAGATGTTATCCCCCTGATGGACAGCCGTACGGCATTGCTCCACAACACGCTGATCAGTGAAGAAGTTTTTGAGATTCTCACCCAGGTATATGCCCCCAAAGAGACAGATATCCCGCTTAACTCCATTGAGGATTTGCATCATCTCCGGGTGGCATTTACCCAGAACATCCTTGTCCTTGATCGCTTCCTCTCCCAGTATCAAAACACAATGGACCTGGTGCGCGTCCCGACGATACTGGATGCATTTGCTTTGCTGGAGAACAACAAAGCCGATGCAGTGGTCTCCTTAAACACAGGCAACTTTCTTCTTGCGAAACACTTTTTAAGCGACATTGAGCCCGTTTTTACCATTAAGGGAATTACCATCAAATCCGTTTCGGCAATCCGCCCGGACGCCCCGATCCTCAGAGACATTCTGGACAAGGCGATACATTCACTCTCAATAAAAGAAAAATATGCCATCAGCGACAAGTGGCTCGGCATGCACCGGGAGCATCATTTGACCGATGAGGAAGAGGCCTGGATACAGTCAAATCCAACCATAAAGGTCGGGGTCCATGAAATCCCTCCGTATATTATCTTTGAGAACAATAAGGTCAAAGGATACTACGCCGGCATATTTCAGGAAGTCCTGAACACTGCCGGACTCAAGGCTGAATATTCTTCTCCTCTGCCTGTGGGCAACGTCCTTGAAGGAATGAAACGCGGTCAGTTTGATGTGGCCCTGGCCATGGTGGTTTCTCCTGAGCGAGAAAAATACATAGACTTCAGCAATCACCATCAGACTCTCAACGTTGCCATTTTTGCCGGGGCAGACGCAGGGGATATTACCGACCTTGCATCGCTGAGAACTAAAACTGTGGCCACCTACAGCGGTTGCGGACTCAATGGCTTTATTGCAGAAAATTTTGACCCGGCCGCCATTATCACCGGCGGGGATGCATCAGAGATGATGCAGTTGGTGGAGAACGGAAAGGCGGATGCATGTTTTCAGGAACAACACAGCGGCGAATACATCATCTACAAAAACAACCTGCACGGCCTCAAGGCCAAGGGATTCCTGACATCCCCGGACAAGGGGCAGGCCAAAGCCGCCATCTGGGGCGTGCAAAAGAAAAATCCCATTCTGAAATCCATTCTCGATAAAAGCTATGGCACCATTGGGTACTCAAAGCTTGAAAAATTGCGCCGGAAGTGGTTTCTGAGCGAAGATGACAAAAGCCGCCGACTCTCTGTTGCACAGACGGCGTATCTTCAAAACAATACATTCAACATCTATGTCAATAACTGGGAACCGTTCTCCATCCTTGCCAACTCGTCCGATGAAAAACTTAAAGTCCAGGGGCTCAGTGTCGATTTCTGGCGGGCCCTGGTTCAGGATCTGGGCGTCCAATACAATTTCATAAAGGTTGACACATGCGAACAGCTACTGGAAAGAATCAAAAAGGACCCCAACGCCCTAACGATTGCCGCCGGTAAAACCGAAGAACTGGAGCATCATGGGGTTTTCAGTGAAATCTATGATTCCTATCCCATCGCCATTATGACCAGACTGGATGCCCCCTTTGAAAGATCTATGAATCACCTTAAAGGGAAAAGAATTGCTGTCAGCCACAATTCCACTGTCCGCAGGATGCTGGAAAAATATTATCCGGATATAATCCTGATACCGGTTAATAACACCCTGGAAGCACTGGATCTGACGGCAAGGAAGCAAGTTTACGCGGCGGCTGATCTTCTGCCTGTTCTCAACTTCATCAGCCGCAAATACAACTATGACCATCTCAAAATCAGCAGCCTCAGCAAACAAAATTTTGACCTATACATCTTTGCCAATAATAACAGCAAAAAGCTGATCTACATCCTTAACAGGATGATGCCAACCCTTGCACCGGAAACGATTACCGACATAAAGCACAAATGGGGACACGGACCTGTCAAGGAGAGGATTAACTACAGATATGTGCTTGCCGCCTTGGCCCTGATACTTGTGATACTCCTGTGGTACTATCAGCGCAGCCGGCTACTGAAAATGAAAAACAAGGAGCTGGAAGCTATCTTTGCCACCAGTCAGCATGGTATCGCCCTTGTGGATTTGAAGGCGAATTTTCTTTATGCCAATGAGGCATACCTGGATATGCTTCAATACAGAATGGATGAACTTTTGAAGCTCAACTGTATAGATTTGAGTATCCAACCGGAACAAGAAACGATTCAAAAGGTTTTTGCCGAACTGCCGCACAAACAGATCATCACGGATTTGGAAAAACGGTGTCTCACCAAAAACGGCGAGACGCTCATTGCCAGCATGAGCCTTGCCATGATGCCTGACAAACAACGCATACTCCTGTCCGCAAAAGATATCACGGCAGATGTCACTGTCAGGGAAGATTTATTGCGGAAAAACAACGAATTAACGGAAATCAAGGAGGAGCTGGAGCGGGCCAGACAGCTGGCCAATCTTGGCATATGGGAATTTGATATCATCAATGACAGCCTGATCTGGTCGGATGAAACATTCAAAATCTTTGAGCTGGACAGGGAATCGTTTACGCCATCCTATGGGACTTTTATGGAAAAAATCCATCCGGACGACAGGCACAGGGTGGCCACGGCCTATGAAAACGCATTTCTCTCACGGGAAAAATACAAACTGACCCACAGAATTTTGACGGGAAGCGGCCGTATCAAATGGGTAGAAGAGCAGGGAGGTGTTGAATTTGACCCCATCGGCAAGCCACTGGTGTCAATGGGCACAATTTACGATATAACGGTACAAAAGAGACAGAAGAAAAACTTAAAGAGGCCATAG